The Blattabacterium sp. (Blatta orientalis) str. Tarazona genome contains the following window.
CTGTTTGATCCATTACCTTGATTCCCATTTGATAAGCCATATCAAAGGATATTTTCTTAAGTTTTTTAGCATATTTATCTTTTTCTGGATCCTTGGTATAGATTCCATCTACTCTGGTTCCTTTTAATAAAACATCGGCTTTAATTTCTATAGCACGTAATACGGCAGCTGTATCTGTGGTAAAATATGGATTTCCTAAACCTGCCACGAATATCACCACTCTTCCTTTTTCAAGATGATGAATAGCTTTATCTTTTACAAATGGTTCTGCTATTTGATCCATTCTAATAGCTGTTTGTATAGAAGTACATATTCCGACATTTTTTAAGTAAGCTTGGAAAGCTATTCCGTTTATAACAGTAGCTAACATCCCCATATAATCTCCTCCTATCCTATCTATCGTATTTTCCTTTATTCTAGAAGAAAATCCTCTAAATATATTTCCTCCACCAATCACTATAGCTACCTGTCCCCCCATTTCTACTACTTTTTTGACTTCTTCAGCGTATTGTTGAAGACGAGTAGAATGAAGTCCGAATTCGTTATTTCCCATAAGAGCTTCTCCGCTTAATTTCAACAAGGATCTTTTGTACTTCATGAAAAAGATATTTAAAAAAAGATTAAAGATTATGGAAAAATACCTAATTTTTCATAAGAATCTATGATTTTGTTTATAGCAAGAACAAATGCCGCAGTACGCATGTTTTCTATTTTTAAGGATTTTTTTAGATCACGAATCTTATGAAATCCATTGATCATTGTATCTTCTAGTCCACTACGTACTAGATCTATTTCTCTTGGTCCTCTTAAAATCATTTTTTTTTCTTCTATTGGAATTTTTTTTCTACAACTAGTTTCTATAACTTGCAGCAATTCTGTATTCATATTTTCACTAAAACGTTTTTCCATGCGTCCATAACGAACATGACTTAAATTTTTTAACCATTCAAAGTAAGAGACAGTGACTCCTCCAGCATTCAAATAAATATCTGGAACTATAAGAACTCCCTTTTTCCCTAATATATCATCAGCTTCAGGAGTCACTGGTCCATTAGCGGCTTCTCCAATAATTTTTGCCTTAATCCGATTGGCATTATGTTTATGAATCACATTTTCTAACGCAGCTGGAATAAGGATATCACATTCTAATTCTAAGGCTTTTTCTGTATCCTCTATATTTTTTGATTCTGGAAAATTCAATATAGATCCGGTTTTCTTCAAGTGAATAATCACATTTGAGACATTCAAACCTTTTTTATTGTAAATAGCTCCTTCCCTTTCTGCTAAAGCTACAATAATAGCTCCTGCTTCATGAAAAAATGTTGCCGCATGATAACCTACATTTCCTAGACCTTGGATAATCACTTTTTTTCCATTTAATCCTACATCAAGACCTACAGATAACATCTCTTCTTTCATCTTACATAATTCTCTAATTCCATAAAATACTCCTAATCCTGTTGCTTCTTTTCTTCCTCTTACTCCACCTTGAGAAACAGGTTTTCCTGTAACACAGGCTAGAGCATCCACTTCTCCAGGACTAAGAGATAAAAAGGTGTCAAAAATCCAACTCATTTCTCTTTCTCCGGTTCCATAATCAGGGGCTGGAACATCTATCCCTGGACCTATTAAAATTTTTTTTATTAATTCAGAAGTGTAACGACGGGTTATTTTTTCTATATTTTCTGTAGAGATAATTTGTGGATCAATTTTAATCCCCCCTTTAGCTCCACCAAAAGGAACATCTACTATAGCACATTTATACGTCATCAATGCAGCTAAAGTCATCACTTCATCTTGGTTTACTTTTATGCTATATCTAATGCCTCCTTTGCAGGGAAGTTTATGATGGGAGTGTTGAACCCTATATGCTTCAATCACTTGAATTTCTTTTCCTATTTTTACAGGAAAATGCATGCGATACACAGCATTACAAGATTTAATTTGCTCTAAAAGACCTTTTTTAATAGAAAGGTACCGTGCAGCTTTATCAAAATTTTTTTCTATACAACTAAAAAAACTATACGCATCAGCTTTACTTTTGGTTTTTTTTGACATAAAAAAAGTTTTTACACATTTAATGAAAAAAATTTCAAAACGACTGCCGGATGACCAGATACAAATCTACGTTTTATAACAATAAAACTTTCATCAAACATCGATTAATTTTAAATTATAAAATATGATTTAAATAAATAAAATATTTATTATTTTTTTTGGGATGATGATAATTTTTTGTAATATTTTTTCATCTAAAATGAACTTTATTTTAGGATGATTTAAAATTTTTTTTCGGATTTCCTCAATTGTTAGTTTGGATTCAAACGTTTCTTGGAATTTTAATTTTCCATTAAACATAATCGGATAAGTAATTTTTTCTTTCACAAGAAATTTTTGGTCATAAACAGGAAATGGATAAAAAATAATAGATTTTTCTTTTCCGAGTTTTCTCCAAAGTTCTTCAGCTATATGAGGAGAAAAAGGCGCTATTAATTTCACTAACGGTTCCAATATTTTTCTTTTATTGCATTTTAAAATACTTAATTGATTAACCATTATCATCAAATAACTAATGGATGTATTAAAAGAAAATGAATTAATTTTTTCCTGTAGTTTTTTGATGGTGTGATGTAAAATTTTTAGTTCTTGAAATGTCGGATCTAAGTCACTAACCTGAAATACTTTATTTATATGAAATAAACGCAAAAACTTATTTAAAAAATTTTTTATTCCATTGATTTTTTCCTCATTCCAAGGTTTTGATTCCATAACAGGACCCAAAAACATTTCATAAAGACGAAATATATCTGATCCATATTTTTCAGAAATCTTATCTGGAGTGATGACATTATATTTAGATTTTGACATTTTTTCTAATTGTCTTTGACAAAAAAAACGTCCCTTTTCTAAAAAAAATTTTGCCTGAGAAAATTCAGGTCTAGAATCTTGAAACTTATTGATATCTAATTCATTATTAGAATTTACTAGAGATATATCTACATATATTTTTTGTAAATTTTCTCCTTGATTATGAGAGTTTCTTAATCCATAGGAAATAAATATATTTTTTCCAATAATTTTTAGTATAGTAGCTGAATAATTCAGAATCATTCCTTGATTGAATATTTTCTTAAAGGGTTCTTCTGTACTAACCCATCCTCTATCTTTCAGAAATTTATGCCAAAATCTTGCATAAATCAAATGACCCGTAGAATGTTCAGCTCCTCCTATATATAAATCAATATTTTTCCAAATATGTTCTTTTTTCTTATCCAAAAAGAATTGATTGTTATGAGCATCCATATAGCGAAGAAAATACCAACTTGATCCAGCCCAACTTGGCATCGTGCTAGTTTCTATTGGAAAGACATATTTATTATCCACAAGAGTATTGGAAACTATTTTCATTTTTCTTTCGTCCCAAGCCCAATTTTTTACTCTAGTTAATGGAGATTTTCCATTTTTTGGATGATAATTATTTATTTCTGGAAGAAGCAATGGAAGTTTTTCAAGGGGAATGGTTTTTGGAATTTTATTTTTAAAATAAATAGGAATGGGTTCCCCCCAATATCTTTGTCTAGAAAAAATAGCATCACGTAATCGATAACTATTTTTTTTGAACCCTATATTTTTCTCTTCCAAGATTTGAATGACTTTTTTTTTAGCTTCTTGAACTTTTAACCCATTTAGAAAATCAGAATTAATGCATATTCCATTTTTTCCTTCATAAAGTTCATTATTAGTATTCTCTTCTTTTTTTTCAGGAGTCAAAACAGATAAAACTTCTAAATCCATATTTTTTGCAAATTTTTTGCAAATTTTTTCATGACCAGGGACCCCTATTATAGATAGGGTTTCATGATCTACAGAAAAACTATTACTAACATAAATAGGGATTTTCTTTTTTTTAATAAAAGGATGGATCACATAATTTCCTGTAAAAACACCAGAAATATTTTTTTCTTCTACAAGATTTTTTTTACAGTATAGAGAAACTTCTTCTCTATGAGAGGAAATAGAAATTTTTTCTGCCATTGGATGATCTGTAGATAAAATAATGAATGTCATTCCAAATATAGTTTCTGGACGAGAGATGAAAAGTTCTATTCTTTTGATATTCTCTTTTTGGTTTTGGAAAAAAAGTTCTAAAAAAATAGAATATCCTAATGTTTTTCCTATCCAATTATATTGTAATTTTTTTAAAGACTTGGAACAATCAACAGATTCTAATCCTTTTAAAAGTCTTTCTATATAAGCGGTAATTCTTATATGCCATTGTAACATTTTTTTTCTATGAATAGGATACCCACCTCTTTGACTTCTTCCATTTGTAATTTCATCATTGGCTAAAACTGTTCCTAATCCTGGACACCAATTTACTGTATTTTCACATAAAAAAGCCAAACGATAATTCAAAAGAATAGATTCCTTTTTAGAAGAATTGAATTCTTTCCACATTTTAGAATCAAATTTATAGTTTAAAGAATGACTAGCATTAACCAATAAATTTCCATTTTTATTAAATTCTTCTACTAAAAGATCTATCGATTTAGCTTTTTCACTAGTTTTATCATACCAAGAATTAAATATTTGGATAAACATCCATTGAGTCCAACGATAATAAGTAGGATCGCTAGTAGATAATTTTCGACTCCAATCAAAAGAAAGTCCTATTTTATCCATTTGACTTTGATATTTTTTTACATTTTGACGAGTAGTTTTAAAAGGATGCTGTCCAGTTTGAATAGCATATTGTTCTGCAGGAAGCCCAAAAGAATCAAATCCTATAGGGAATAGAACATTATGACCTGTTGTCCGTTTGTATCGTGCATAAATATCTGAAGCTATATATCCTAAACAATGTCCTATATGGAGTCCTGAACCAGAAGGATAAGGAAACATATTTAATATATAGTATTTGGAAGATTTATTTCCGTTATTTTCTTTTGTATGAAAAATATTATGTTTTTTCCAAAATATTTGCCAACGTTTTTCTATTTCACGAAAATTATATTCCATGTTTATTCTATTTTAAATTTTGTAAAATTACTAATGATTTTATTACGTAATTTTAGTAATTTCTAACTGGAGGAAATTTTTAATCTAAAAATTTTATGATAATGAAAAAAAAGTTTTTCTACAAAAAAGAAAAGAAATGTTTAATCACCATAAAGAATGTTTAGAAAATCATTTTGACGAAAATTTTTTAAATAATCAAACTATTAGTTTCCTAGTTAAATTAATCCAAGATCATCCGGATAAGGTTGTAGATATATTCATTTTGTTGAAAATAAATAGAGGAACTTCAGTTTTTAAAGTTTTAGATTTTCCTATAAAAAAAAAAATTATAGAAAGTCTTCCTTCAATTAAAATGATGGAATTATTGAATAAACTATCAGTAGACGATCGTGTTTCCTTCTTGGAAAATCTTCCAAAAAATTCTTTGAAAGATTTAATTAAATATTTAAATCCGGAAGAAAAACGTAATACATTAGTTTCTTTAGGATATCCTGAGAACAGTGTAGGCCGTTTAATGATTCCATATTATCTTGCTGTCCAAGACACTTGGAGTGTACAAGAAGTATTAGACTATATACGTAAAGAAGGTAAAAATAGTGATGTGATAGAAATAGTTTATATAGTAAATCAAAAAGGAAAATTAGTGGATGACATAAAAATACAAGAATTTTTATTAGTAGATACAGCTACAAAAGTAGCTGATTTGATGGATGGACGATACACAGCAGCTTTAAGTGTTATTGATACAGAAGAAGAAGCTACTAAGATATTTTCTATGAATAATCGAGTCTCACTACCTGTCATAGATGATCAAAAAATTTTGCTTGGAATAGTTACTATAGATGATATTTTATGGGTCGTAAATGAAAATTATAGAGAAGATATCCAAAAAATAGGTGGAATGGAAGCTTTGAATCAATCTTATCTGAATGTTCCTTTATCCAAACTAATTAAGAAAAGAGCTGGATGGTTAACATTGTTATTTATAGGTGAGATGTTGACGACCACAGTAATGCAGTATTTTTCTAGTGCTATAGAAAAAGCGGTTGTTTTAGCCTTATTTATTCCTTTAGTTGTTTCTAGCGGGGGAAATAGCGGATCTCAAGCAGCTAGTCTAATTATTCAAGCAATGGCTTTAGGAGAAGTGAAAATGAAAGATTGGTGGATAGTAATGCGAAGAGAAATCATATGTGGTTTTTTTTTAGGAAGTATTTTGGGTTTAACGGGTTTTATACGTGTTTTGACATGGCATAAGATAAATTTTTTTAATTATGGACCTCATTGGATATTAGTTGGGGTAACTATTTTTTTATCTTTAATTGGAGTTGTACTATGGGGAACATTTAGTGGATCTATGTTACCTTTTGTTATTAAAAAATTTAGGGGAGATCCAGCTAGTTCTTCTGCACCATTCGTAGCTACATTGGTAGATGTTGTCGGGTTAATTATATATTTTTCAATCTCTTATATTCTTCTTCAGGGGACTTTGTTATAAAAGATTGATTTCTTAATTTTTGGAGAACTTTTTTAAAATCTTCAGGAATTGAACAGGTAAAATGGCATTTTCCATTTTTTGGATGAATAAAAGAAAGGGATCCTGCATGTAAAGCTTGTCTTTTTAAAAGATTTAAAGAATCTTTGAAAAAATTTATCGATTTTTTCGATAAATATTTTTTCATAAATATTTTATCTCCACCATAAGTAGAATCATTGAACAAAGGATGTCCTAAATATTTGAAATGAACTCTTATTTGATGCGTTTTTCCTGTTTCTAAATTACAAGAAACATAGGTTAGATATTTAAATCTTTCCAAAACTTTATAATGAGTAACGGAATACCTACTTCTGTAAAAATTTCTTTGAAAAAGAGTCATTCTCTTTCTATTATTAGGATCTCTTCCTATAAAACCACTTATAGTTCCTTCTTTTTTTTGTATGTCTCCCCATACTAAGGCTAGATATTTTCTTTGAATAGTTTTAGAAATAAATTGTTGAAATAAATATTTTTGTGCATATTCATTTTTAGCTAAAACAAGTAAACCTGTAGTATCTTTATCTATTCTGTGTACTAAACCTAATCGATATAATTGATGATTATTTTTAAAATGATATTTAATTCCATGAATTAAGGTTCCTTTTTCGTTTCCAAAACCTGGATGTACTACCATTCCTGCAGCTTTGTTGATAACAAGAATATCTTCATCTTCATAAAGAATATTTAGAGGGAGATTTTCTGCAATAATATTTTTATATTCTGAATCTAAAATGGGAGGATAATAAATCTCTGCTTCCACAAGATCAAAAGGTTTTATTTTATAATTTTTTTTTATAATACATTGATTTACTAAAATCTTTCCAGAATTAGTAGCCTTATGAATTTGGTTTCTGCTGATATTTTGAATAGATTTCCTCAAAAATTTATCAATTCGAATAGTTTTTTGATGTTTTTCTACAAAAAATTTAAATTTTTTTATAGACATTTTTTTTATTTTTATTTTCCAAAAACAGGAGGTTTCGTTTTAGTCTTTTGTTCATCCATTTCTTCGTTTATTGGAATTTTTTCTTTTTTCATGTTTTTTTTGAATCATCTTTGTTGGATTCAGATGTTTTTATTAACCTATCTAAAGGTTTGGTAGTTAACCATAGATAAATGGGTTTTTTGTTATCCTGCATCTTTCCAGGAGTAGGTTCCTGACGATATACTTTTGCTTTCGTAGCAGAAGCATCATCCAATGGATCTTCATAATAAAAATTAATGATGTTAAATAATTTTTCTTTCAAAGTATAGGTGGCATTAGATAAAGACATTCCAGTTACATTTGGAACCGTATAGGAATAATTATTTTTTTTGTATCCTTTTCCTATTATTAATGTAATTCCATCTTGATGTGGAAGAATTGATCCAGAAGGAATGATTTTTCCTTTATAAACTACTTTTAAAACCGTATCCTTAGAAAGATCATTTACATATCTTATATCTTTCACCAAGATATGGTGAGCATGAAGTAATTTGATCGCTATACGTTTGTTTTTATTAATTATATTGGGGAGAACTGTAGTTTGAAATTTTTTTGCATTAGCTTGTATGTATATAGATCTTCCTACTTTCACAGGATCTCCTGCTTCTGGAAAAAAGGAAAGTACTTGATAAGGTTTAAAAGATGGATCATAATGTGATGTATCTACATCATATTTTAATCCTAATTTTTTTAAAATAGATATAGATTGGTTTAAAGTTAAATATCGGAGATTTGGGACAATCACGTAAGAACCGTGTTTTGTGTAAATATCGACCCATTTTAATGCAAGGCTAGTTATTTTATATAAAATAAATATAGCAATTAATAAATTTAGAAGTAAAATCAAACAATATTTTGAATACTTCATGTAAGAATAAAATAAAATGTAACTGATTAATATAAAAAAAATAGAGAATAATGAAAAAAATAGCTATTGTTATGGGAGGTTATACAGAGGAATCTATTATTTCGTTAAAAAGCGGAGAAGTAGTTTACAAAAATCTAAGTAAAGAAGAATTTGAAGTTTATAAAATCTATTTATTCATAGAAAAATGGATTTTAAAGGATAAAAATAATAAAGAGTATCCTGTGAATAAACATGATTTTACCGTTCGTATTACAAATGATCAAATTTTGAAATTTGATTGTGTTTTTAATGCTATACATGGAACTCCAGGAGAAGACGGAGTTTTACAAGCTTATTTTCATTTACTGAAAATTCCCTATACAGGATGCCATTTTCATCATGCCAGTATCACTTTTAATAAAAAATATTGTTTAACTTTCTTGAAAGAATTTGGAATTAAAACAGCTCCTTCCTTTTTTTTAAATAAAAACCAATCTTTTTGTGAAAAAAAATTACTAAAAAAAGTAGGATTACCATGTTTTGTAAAACCTAATAGATCCGGATCTAGTTTAGGGATATCTAAAGTCTATCAAGAAAGAGAACTAGCCAAGGCTATAGAACATGCTTTTAGAAAAGATCAAGAAATTATTGTAGAATCATTTCTGAAAGGGACTGAAGTTTCAGTAGGAGTTATTTCCTGGAATCAGGATATTAAAGTTTTACCTATTACAGAAATTATCAGTAGAAATGATTTCTTCGATTTTGAATCGAAGTATTCTGGAAAATCTCAAGAAATCACACCTGCTAGATTATTACCAAGTCTTGAAAAAAAAATACAAAAATTGGCAAAAAAGGTCTATGAAATTTTAAATTTATCAGGGATATCTAGATCGGAATATATACTGGTAAATGGAGATCCTTTTTTTTTAGAAATTAATACAATTCCTGGACTTTCGGAAGAAAGTATACTTCCAAAGCAATTAAAAATAGCCGGAATATCTTTATCTGAATTATTTAAAAAAAATATATACGATTCTATTGAAATTTTCAAGAAAAAAAATTCATAATCTACAATTACATTTACATTTCTTTCTACAAAAACTACTAGTTTTAGTAGAGAAAAATTTCAAAAAATTTTTGAAAAAATGAAATATGGAATACAAAAAAAATAAACCAATAATAATATACTGCCACATTTTAGGTTTTTAATATTTGATAAATAAAAAAAGAAGAAATATAAGCGAATGTGGTCATAAAAAAGAATTGTATTATGGGCCATTTCCAAGACTTTGTTTCTTTTTTTACTATAGATAAGGTACTTAAACATTGCATAGAAAAAGCATAGAAAAAAAGCAAAGAAAATCCTGTAGCAAAATTGTAAACGGGTTTACCTGTATCACTGAATATTTCTTTTTTCATTTTTTCTTTTAAGAAAAAATTTCCATTTTTTTCTATACTATATACAGAAGCCATAGTACTAACAAATACTTCTCTTGCTATAAGAGAAGAGATTAAACCTATTCCTATTTTCCAATCATATCCTAATGGAAGAAGAATGGGTTCCATTTTTTTTCCTAGTAAACCCAAATAAGAATTGGGTAATTCTTTTTTTTCAAATATATTTTCAAAACTAATTGAATATTTACTGGATGGGGAAAAATCTTTTTTAGGACCAAAAGATCCTAACCCCCAAATTAATACACTTAATAATACAATTATTTTTCCAGCGTTATACATGAAAGATTTGATATTTATCCATAGAGTAATCAATATATTTCCGAATATGGGCCATTTATAAGTAGGCATTTCCATAATAAGATGACTTTGATAATCTTTTTTAAGAAATAGATGAAGAATCATGGATATACTTAAAGCAGAAAAAAAACCTAAAAGGTACATTCCCATAAGGACTAATCCTCTCAACTGAATGAAATACCATTTTTTATCCGGAATGATGAGAGAAATTATTAATGTGTAAACAGGTAATCTAGCAGAACAGGTTATAAAAGGAGTTACTAAAATGGTGATTAAACGATCTCTATAATTTTCAATATGTCTAGCAGACATTATTGCAGGGATGGCACAGGCTACACTAGAAATAAGAGGAACTACACTTTTTCCATTTAATCCAAATGGCCGCATAATTCTATCCATTAAAAATATCACTCTGCTTATATAACCACTTTCTTCCATAAGAAGAAGGAAAAATAATAAAAGAAAAATTTGGGGGATAAAAGTGATAATAGTACTAATTCCAGGTAAAAAACCTTGTACAAAGAAATTGTTTAGGGGACCTGGATAAATATTTTCTAGTTTTTTTTGAAGAATAGAAAAAAAAAATTCTAGAATTTTTTTAGGATTTTCTGCCCAAAAAAAGACACTTTGAAATATGATAAACAAGAAAAAAAAGAAAATGAGATAACCCCAAAAAGGATGTAATAATAAATAATTATCTATCTTTTTAGAAAAATCTAAAGAATTTCTTTGGGGATCCAAAAGAAACTCAGAAACTGTTTTAGAAAAAATTTTTCCTATTTCTTCATATCTATCTAATGTTTCTCTAATTTGTAATTTTTTAGAAATGATATTGTGTTTTTTCTTAATCTCCTTCAAAAGTTCATCCTCTTTTAAGAATTTTTTATTATTTGCTAAATAATACCAAGCTCTATAAGTGTTGACCTGATAACCATTTTTTACATCTTGAATAGCAATGGAATGAGATGATCCTGGATTAAAGAAAAAGGAAAATTTATTTTTATGGTTCAGACTACTTATTTTCTGTTTTATCTTATCTATTCCTATTCCTTTTCTTGCATCGATTAAGACGATTTCAGTTAGAAGAAATTTCTTAAGTTTTTCTATATCAATAAAAACCCCTTTTTTTTTGTCTTCATCAAGCATATTCAAAATAAAGAGAACAGGAAAACCTAAATCTTGTATCTGTCTAAATAATAAAAGACTTTTTTTAATATTCGATGAGTCAGCTACAACAAGGATTTTATCTGGATAATCAATATCATCTATATTGTTTAGTAATTTACAAACTATTTCCTCATCTTCAGATGAGGGATATATGCTATAGGTTCCTGGAAGATCTATTATCTGATAGTGGGTCTTTTCATAAGAAAAAAATCCTATTTTTTTATCTACTGTGACTCCTAAATAATTTCCAACTTTTTGGTTGAGTCCAGTTAATTGATTAAACAAAGAAGTTTTTCCGACATTTGGATTTCCAATAAGAGCTAATTTAATTATTCTTTTCCGCATTTCTAAATAATAGGTTCTATGAGAATATTTTCCGCTTCTTTCTTACGTAAAGCTAAACAAGATTGATCATAAATAATACATAGTGGATCATAAAAAATAGAAACAAAAAGTATTTCAAACTTAACACCAGGTAAAACACCTAATTCTAACAATTTTATAGGAAAATCTTCATTTTTATATCCCTTTATAATCCCTTTTTCTCCTTTTTTAAGATTAGATAAGTTCAAATTTATATGTATTTAAAATTTTATTCTTTGTTAAATATACTTTCTTTATGCAAAGAATATTTTATGTTGTTTTTATAAACAAATGAAATTACTTTTTGTCGATAGAAAAAATGAAATAAAGGTTTAAATTTATCTTTAAAAATATGTTATAACTTATGACGTCTATTTTTGTTAGATCCATACAGTTACTACTAAGTATATCTATATTAATTCTTATTCATGAATTAGGTCATTTTTTATTATCTAAAGCATTTAAAGTACGTGTAGAGAGATTTTTTTTGTTTTTTGATCCTTGGTTTTCTATTTTCAAAAAAAAAATAGGAGATACTATTTATGGAATAGGTTGGATCCCTTTAGGAGGATATGTTAAAATATCTGGAATGATGACAAATGAAGAGAGAGATTATTCAGAAAAAGAAAAAATAGATTGGGAATTCCGTTCAAAATCTGCAATAAAAAGACTATTGATTGTATCCGGAGGAATTATTTCGAATGTGTTATTTTCTTTTGTGATTTTTTCTTTTTTGCTATTTAAATATGGAGAAACTTATCTTCCTACAAAAAATGTTAAATATGGAATTGAGGTAGATTATTTAGGAAAAAAAATAGGGTTAAGAAATGGGGACAACATTCTACTTGTCAACGGAAAATATATCCCTTATTTTCATGAAATCCCTAAAGCAATTCTTTTAGGTAATTCCATTACTATAGATCGCATGGGAAAAATTATCCATTTATCATTAAATGATGATAAAAAAAGATTTTTTTTTGATAGAAAAGAATTCAGTTATTTTATAATAAAACCTCGTGTTCCACCTATTATAAATTACGTAGTAAAAGATTCAGGAGCCTATAAATCTGGATTAAAAAATAATGATGAAATTTTAGCGATCAATTCAGAGTTTCTTTTATTTTCCGATCAACTAAAAGATATTTTATCAAAATATAATAACCAAACCATTTTTATTTCTATCAATAGAAATGGGAGACTACTTCAAAAAGAAGTTTTTTTAGATCAAAAAGGGATTTTAGGAATTTCTCTCAAAAATTTTATGGAAATGGATAATATTTTTTTATTCGAAAAAAAGAATTATTCCATAATTGAAAGTTTTCCTTATGGAGTAAAAAAAACTTGGGAGGTTTTAAAAAATCAAATATTTTTTTTAAAAAACGTTTTTCATTTAGAAACTAAAGCTTATAAACAGGTTGGGAGTTTTTTTTCTATGGCTAAAGAATTTCCTTCTCAATGGAATTGGGGGATTTTTTGGACTTTAACAGCCACTTTATCCATATGGTTAGCTTTCTTAAATTTATTTCCTGTTCCATCATTAGATGGCGGTTATATCTTATTTATTCTGATAGAAATGATCACTAAAAAAAGAATAAATGAAAGAATTTTTGAATGTTGTACCATCATTGGATTTCTAATGATTAGTTTGATGATGATTATGGTTATTATTTGGGATATTTTTAAAGTTTTTTCTATTAAAAATTTTTAAGGAAAAAAACTTTCTTTCTAGTAATTCCTATATCGATCATAAGATCATTTTTATGGATTGATGGAATATTATCTATTGGGTTAAAAAAACTCAATCCTATTTTTAGAACATTTTTTTTGCATAGTGTAAGAAATCTATCATAAAATCCTTTTCCATAACCAATACGATATCCTTTTAAATCAAAAACTAATAAAGGGACAAATATCACTTCAATAAAGGAAG
Protein-coding sequences here:
- the rseP gene encoding RIP metalloprotease RseP — encoded protein: MTSIFVRSIQLLLSISILILIHELGHFLLSKAFKVRVERFFLFFDPWFSIFKKKIGDTIYGIGWIPLGGYVKISGMMTNEERDYSEKEKIDWEFRSKSAIKRLLIVSGGIISNVLFSFVIFSFLLFKYGETYLPTKNVKYGIEVDYLGKKIGLRNGDNILLVNGKYIPYFHEIPKAILLGNSITIDRMGKIIHLSLNDDKKRFFFDRKEFSYFIIKPRVPPIINYVVKDSGAYKSGLKNNDEILAINSEFLLFSDQLKDILSKYNNQTIFISINRNGRLLQKEVFLDQKGILGISLKNFMEMDNIFLFEKKNYSIIESFPYGVKKTWEVLKNQIFFLKNVFHLETKAYKQVGSFFSMAKEFPSQWNWGIFWTLTATLSIWLAFLNLFPVPSLDGGYILFILIEMITKKRINERIFECCTIIGFLMISLMMIMVIIWDIFKVFSIKNF
- a CDS encoding D-alanine--D-alanine ligase — protein: MKKIAIVMGGYTEESIISLKSGEVVYKNLSKEEFEVYKIYLFIEKWILKDKNNKEYPVNKHDFTVRITNDQILKFDCVFNAIHGTPGEDGVLQAYFHLLKIPYTGCHFHHASITFNKKYCLTFLKEFGIKTAPSFFLNKNQSFCEKKLLKKVGLPCFVKPNRSGSSLGISKVYQERELAKAIEHAFRKDQEIIVESFLKGTEVSVGVISWNQDIKVLPITEIISRNDFFDFESKYSGKSQEITPARLLPSLEKKIQKLAKKVYEILNLSGISRSEYILVNGDPFFLEINTIPGLSEESILPKQLKIAGISLSELFKKNIYDSIEIFKKKNS
- a CDS encoding PASTA domain-containing protein, with amino-acid sequence MKYSKYCLILLLNLLIAIFILYKITSLALKWVDIYTKHGSYVIVPNLRYLTLNQSISILKKLGLKYDVDTSHYDPSFKPYQVLSFFPEAGDPVKVGRSIYIQANAKKFQTTVLPNIINKNKRIAIKLLHAHHILVKDIRYVNDLSKDTVLKVVYKGKIIPSGSILPHQDGITLIIGKGYKKNNYSYTVPNVTGMSLSNATYTLKEKLFNIINFYYEDPLDDASATKAKVYRQEPTPGKMQDNKKPIYLWLTTKPLDRLIKTSESNKDDSKKT
- the feoB gene encoding ferrous iron transport protein B, translating into MRKRIIKLALIGNPNVGKTSLFNQLTGLNQKVGNYLGVTVDKKIGFFSYEKTHYQIIDLPGTYSIYPSSEDEEIVCKLLNNIDDIDYPDKILVVADSSNIKKSLLLFRQIQDLGFPVLFILNMLDEDKKKGVFIDIEKLKKFLLTEIVLIDARKGIGIDKIKQKISSLNHKNKFSFFFNPGSSHSIAIQDVKNGYQVNTYRAWYYLANNKKFLKEDELLKEIKKKHNIISKKLQIRETLDRYEEIGKIFSKTVSEFLLDPQRNSLDFSKKIDNYLLLHPFWGYLIFFFFLFIIFQSVFFWAENPKKILEFFFSILQKKLENIYPGPLNNFFVQGFLPGISTIITFIPQIFLLLFFLLLMEESGYISRVIFLMDRIMRPFGLNGKSVVPLISSVACAIPAIMSARHIENYRDRLITILVTPFITCSARLPVYTLIISLIIPDKKWYFIQLRGLVLMGMYLLGFFSALSISMILHLFLKKDYQSHLIMEMPTYKWPIFGNILITLWINIKSFMYNAGKIIVLLSVLIWGLGSFGPKKDFSPSSKYSISFENIFEKKELPNSYLGLLGKKMEPILLPLGYDWKIGIGLISSLIAREVFVSTMASVYSIEKNGNFFLKEKMKKEIFSDTGKPVYNFATGFSLLFFYAFSMQCLSTLSIVKKETKSWKWPIIQFFFMTTFAYISSFFIYQILKT
- a CDS encoding RluA family pseudouridine synthase; the protein is MSIKKFKFFVEKHQKTIRIDKFLRKSIQNISRNQIHKATNSGKILVNQCIIKKNYKIKPFDLVEAEIYYPPILDSEYKNIIAENLPLNILYEDEDILVINKAAGMVVHPGFGNEKGTLIHGIKYHFKNNHQLYRLGLVHRIDKDTTGLLVLAKNEYAQKYLFQQFISKTIQRKYLALVWGDIQKKEGTISGFIGRDPNNRKRMTLFQRNFYRSRYSVTHYKVLERFKYLTYVSCNLETGKTHQIRVHFKYLGHPLFNDSTYGGDKIFMKKYLSKKSINFFKDSLNLLKRQALHAGSLSFIHPKNGKCHFTCSIPEDFKKVLQKLRNQSFITKSPEEEYKRLKNI
- a CDS encoding FeoA family protein, producing MNLSNLKKGEKGIIKGYKNEDFPIKLLELGVLPGVKFEILFVSIFYDPLCIIYDQSCLALRKKEAENILIEPII